In one window of Ruminococcus albus AD2013 DNA:
- a CDS encoding YlbF family regulator — protein sequence MNVIELTRQLGKAIQEDERYKKYEAACALNDTDTEIQNEIGKFNQMRQDLSVEMRKPDKDADRLTTLDHDIKELYDKIMAMPKMIEYNEAKADIDALMKSVYYILQQAANGEDPETCPAQAPSGCTGSCSTCGGCG from the coding sequence ATGAACGTTATAGAACTTACAAGACAGCTTGGAAAAGCTATTCAGGAAGATGAAAGATATAAGAAGTACGAGGCAGCCTGCGCACTGAATGATACCGATACCGAGATCCAGAACGAGATAGGCAAGTTCAACCAGATGCGTCAGGATCTCAGTGTTGAGATGAGAAAGCCTGATAAAGATGCGGACAGACTCACAACTCTGGATCACGATATCAAGGAGCTTTATGACAAGATCATGGCTATGCCTAAGATGATCGAATACAACGAAGCTAAGGCTGATATCGATGCATTGATGAAGAGCGTTTATTATATCCTTCAGCAGGCAGCAAACGGCGAAGACCCTGAAACTTGTCCTGCACAGGCACCTTCAGGCTGCACAGGAAGCTGCTCTACTTGCGGCGGCTGCGGCTAA
- the scfA gene encoding six-cysteine ranthipeptide SCIFF: protein MKHIKTINKANLKKTAAKGGCGKCQASCQSACKTSCTVANQKCEKEA from the coding sequence ATGAAACATATCAAGACTATCAATAAGGCTAATCTGAAGAAGACTGCTGCTAAGGGCGGCTGCGGCAAGTGCCAGGCTTCCTGCCAGTCTGCATGTAAGACTTCCTGCACTGTTGCTAACCAGAAGTGCGAGAAGGAAGCTTGA
- the yajC gene encoding preprotein translocase subunit YajC: MNNAYATLMSASGNATTGGYLVTFLPLVLILVFFYFFIMKPQKKQEKADREMRENVDVGDEIITNGGIIGIVTQVKEDNVVIETGGDRSKIRIMKWAIAKVVTDDDEDSKDKV; this comes from the coding sequence ATGAATAATGCTTATGCAACACTGATGTCTGCAAGCGGTAACGCTACAACAGGAGGATATCTTGTCACTTTCTTACCGCTGGTACTGATACTGGTATTCTTCTATTTTTTCATCATGAAGCCCCAGAAGAAGCAGGAAAAAGCTGACAGAGAAATGAGAGAAAACGTCGATGTTGGTGACGAGATCATCACAAACGGCGGTATAATCGGCATCGTTACTCAGGTCAAAGAAGATAATGTAGTTATCGAAACAGGCGGTGACAGAAGCAAGATCCGCATCATGAAATGGGCTATCGCTAAGGTTGTTACCGATGACGATGAGGACAGCAAGGACAAAGTATAA
- a CDS encoding ISAs1 family transposase produces the protein MNNGITEYFEDIELYEEYDGYFCSIPDIITIAILGSICGLRNIHQIHQWATNDRVSEFLKEKFGIDHVPCYYWILSLLKYVKPESLNRCFADWVYSFMPEKSKSMTISLDGKTVCSTLKMSKIESPLHIISAQVCELGLTLAQRSTDDKSNEIPAVQELLKELKIKGNIVVADALNCQKETAEIIVKQKADYLLCVKDNHPNLKKDIEDYVQDSSLRDTMQTVSRTEKNRGRVETRTAYVTTDINWLEQKKEWKNLKCIGAIHTEFATKKGTSSEWHYYLSSREMTAEQLLHHARMEWSVESMHWLLDVHFEEDWCRVENKDVQQCLNMFRKAAINLIKNFKNRNNSKAAISKLMFECLMEPLMISRVIFEN, from the coding sequence ATGAATAATGGAATAACCGAGTATTTTGAAGATATTGAATTATATGAGGAATATGACGGCTATTTTTGCAGTATCCCCGATATCATTACAATAGCAATTCTTGGAAGTATCTGTGGACTTAGAAACATTCATCAGATTCATCAATGGGCGACAAATGACAGAGTAAGCGAATTCTTAAAGGAGAAATTCGGAATCGATCATGTCCCTTGCTATTATTGGATATTGAGCCTGCTGAAATATGTCAAGCCCGAATCGCTCAACCGCTGTTTTGCGGATTGGGTCTATTCATTTATGCCCGAAAAGTCCAAAAGTATGACGATCTCTCTTGACGGGAAAACTGTTTGTTCGACACTTAAAATGAGTAAGATCGAAAGTCCTCTGCACATCATCAGCGCACAGGTATGCGAACTTGGATTGACCCTGGCACAACGCAGCACGGACGATAAAAGCAACGAGATACCTGCGGTGCAGGAGCTTCTGAAAGAACTGAAAATAAAGGGTAATATAGTTGTTGCGGATGCACTGAACTGTCAGAAAGAAACTGCTGAGATTATCGTAAAACAAAAGGCAGATTATCTGCTTTGCGTTAAGGATAATCACCCAAATTTGAAGAAAGATATCGAGGATTATGTGCAGGACAGTTCTCTCAGAGACACTATGCAAACAGTTTCAAGAACGGAGAAAAACCGTGGCAGAGTTGAAACAAGGACAGCGTATGTAACAACAGATATCAACTGGCTGGAACAGAAAAAAGAGTGGAAAAATCTGAAGTGCATAGGAGCCATTCATACTGAATTTGCAACGAAAAAAGGCACTTCGAGCGAATGGCACTATTACCTTTCAAGCCGCGAAATGACAGCGGAACAGCTCCTTCATCATGCAAGAATGGAATGGTCAGTTGAGTCAATGCACTGGCTGCTTGATGTTCATTTTGAAGAAGATTGGTGCAGAGTCGAAAACAAAGACGTTCAGCAATGCCTGAATATGTTCAGAAAAGCTGCGATAAATTTAATCAAGAACTTTAAAAATCGGAACAATTCTAAAGCCGCCATATCCAAACTTATGTTTGAATGTCTTATGGAGCCGCTGATGATTTCGAGGGTGATTTTTGAAAATTGA
- the mutS gene encoding DNA mismatch repair protein MutS — protein MTLKEIDESKLTPMMKQYLAVKKKYKNHILFYRLGDFYEMFFDDALIVSKELELTLTGRDCGLDERAPMCGVPFHACDVYLKKLIEKGHMVAICEQTKDPSECQGLVPRDVIRVVTPGTLIESSMLDESSNNYLCAFYMQSKEAALCLADISTGEVHLFDFTGKDTANSAINELSRFSPSEILINDAILSNREISAFIREKIKTSVQLLEDADFDPANHTDEVLTQFSVNSLDSLGLKADSLSAFAVCGLFAYIHETQKALVGRFSEIIRHDADPIMTIGFTARRNLELTETLRNKQKKGSLLWVISNTKTSMGNRMLKSWLEQPLINPAKIIDRLNAVEQLVRDPVSLGEIREVLSGVYDLERLMTRVMYRSASPRDLKSLSLTALKLPELKRLLSAFDGKLIKDCTGRISTLDAVSNLVENAIVDEPPANVKDGGVIREGFNEQLDGLRNIISGGKGLIDDIAEREKEKTGIKNLKIGYNRVFGYYIEVTKSYYDLIPDHYIRKQTLANCERFITDELKVAENTILGASDKILTLEQEIFGEVREFIATQLRLVQETATAVAEIDVLCSYATAAIKNNYTKPEIAIDGIINIKNGRHPVVELMQQDEVFVPNDTYLDLTGNRMAVITGPNMSGKSTYMRQVALITLMAQIGCFVPADYAKISVVDQIFTRIGASDDLTAGQSTFMVEMSEVADIVKHATKNSLVILDEVGRGTSTFDGIAIARAVSEFISTSRSLGCKTLFATHYHELIALEDELDGVKNYSVAVKRQGDNIKFLRKIVKGGADESFGIEVAKLAGLPNKIIGRAKSLLGEMEAESIKAKAAVSEADNGQISFDRISDSIVTDKLRKTNIDEMNDEELREFVKDLLRYV, from the coding sequence GTGACACTTAAAGAGATAGATGAATCAAAGCTTACACCCATGATGAAGCAGTATCTGGCGGTGAAAAAGAAGTACAAGAACCACATTCTTTTCTACCGGCTGGGTGATTTTTACGAAATGTTTTTTGACGACGCACTGATCGTTTCAAAGGAACTGGAGCTTACCCTTACAGGCAGAGATTGCGGTCTTGATGAACGCGCCCCTATGTGCGGCGTGCCTTTCCATGCTTGTGATGTTTATCTTAAAAAGCTGATAGAAAAAGGTCATATGGTGGCTATATGTGAACAGACAAAAGACCCTTCCGAATGCCAGGGCCTTGTTCCCCGTGATGTCATCAGGGTAGTCACTCCCGGTACGCTTATTGAAAGCAGTATGCTGGACGAGTCTTCAAATAACTATCTCTGCGCGTTTTATATGCAGTCAAAAGAGGCAGCACTTTGTCTGGCGGATATCTCAACGGGCGAGGTACATCTTTTTGATTTTACAGGTAAAGACACAGCCAACAGCGCTATTAACGAGCTTTCAAGATTTTCTCCCTCGGAGATACTGATAAATGACGCTATTCTTTCTAACAGAGAGATCTCAGCATTTATCCGTGAGAAGATAAAAACCAGCGTTCAGCTTCTTGAAGATGCTGACTTCGATCCTGCAAATCATACCGATGAAGTGCTGACACAGTTCTCTGTCAACAGCCTGGATTCTCTGGGGCTTAAAGCTGATAGTCTGAGCGCTTTTGCAGTCTGCGGACTTTTCGCGTATATCCACGAAACGCAGAAAGCTCTGGTGGGAAGATTTTCCGAGATAATCCGCCACGATGCCGACCCGATAATGACTATCGGATTTACTGCCCGCAGGAATCTCGAACTTACAGAGACACTTCGCAATAAGCAGAAAAAAGGCTCTCTGCTGTGGGTAATAAGCAATACAAAGACCTCTATGGGGAATCGTATGCTGAAATCATGGCTTGAACAGCCTCTTATAAATCCCGCAAAGATAATTGACAGGCTGAACGCTGTTGAACAACTTGTCCGTGACCCAGTATCTCTTGGAGAAATACGTGAAGTCCTGAGTGGAGTTTACGACCTTGAGCGCCTTATGACTAGAGTTATGTACCGTTCGGCAAGTCCACGCGACCTCAAATCCCTTTCGCTCACTGCGCTGAAACTTCCCGAACTTAAAAGGCTGCTTTCCGCATTCGACGGTAAGCTTATCAAGGACTGCACGGGCAGGATATCCACCCTTGACGCAGTATCAAACCTTGTTGAAAATGCCATCGTTGACGAACCGCCTGCAAACGTAAAGGACGGCGGAGTGATACGCGAAGGTTTCAATGAACAGCTTGACGGTCTGAGGAATATCATTTCGGGCGGAAAAGGTCTGATAGATGATATTGCCGAGCGAGAAAAGGAAAAGACAGGCATCAAGAACCTGAAGATCGGCTATAACAGGGTTTTCGGATATTATATCGAGGTCACAAAATCCTACTATGATCTGATACCCGATCATTACATCAGAAAACAAACTCTTGCAAACTGTGAGAGATTCATAACCGATGAGCTGAAAGTTGCCGAGAACACTATACTCGGTGCAAGCGACAAGATACTTACCCTCGAACAGGAGATATTCGGCGAGGTAAGAGAGTTTATTGCTACTCAGCTCAGGCTTGTTCAGGAGACTGCTACTGCTGTTGCTGAGATAGATGTACTGTGTTCCTATGCTACTGCGGCTATAAAGAACAATTACACTAAGCCAGAGATAGCCATCGACGGTATTATCAATATCAAAAACGGCAGACACCCTGTTGTTGAACTTATGCAGCAGGACGAGGTATTCGTTCCGAATGACACCTATCTTGATCTGACCGGCAACCGTATGGCTGTCATAACCGGTCCGAATATGTCGGGTAAATCCACATATATGCGTCAGGTTGCGCTGATAACCCTTATGGCACAGATAGGCTGTTTTGTACCTGCTGATTATGCCAAGATATCGGTTGTAGACCAGATATTTACAAGAATAGGCGCATCCGATGACCTGACTGCAGGACAGTCGACCTTTATGGTGGAAATGAGCGAGGTCGCTGACATCGTAAAACACGCTACTAAGAACAGCCTTGTCATTCTCGATGAGGTCGGCAGAGGCACTTCAACTTTTGATGGTATTGCTATTGCACGCGCAGTATCTGAATTTATATCCACTTCACGTTCTCTTGGCTGCAAGACACTTTTTGCTACTCATTATCACGAGCTTATCGCTCTTGAAGATGAGCTTGACGGCGTGAAGAATTATTCCGTTGCCGTCAAGCGTCAGGGGGACAATATCAAGTTCCTGCGTAAGATAGTAAAGGGCGGCGCGGACGAGAGCTTTGGTATAGAGGTTGCAAAGCTGGCAGGTCTGCCGAATAAGATAATCGGCAGGGCGAAATCTCTGCTGGGTGAGATGGAAGCGGAGTCCATAAAGGCTAAAGCGGCGGTTTCCGAGGCTGACAACGGTCAGATATCCTTTGACAGGATAAGCGACAGTATAGTTACCGACAAACTCCGCAAGACAAACATTGACGAGATGAACGATGAGGAACTTAGAGAGTTTGTAAAAGATCTGCTGAGATACGTTTGA
- the miaB gene encoding tRNA (N6-isopentenyl adenosine(37)-C2)-methylthiotransferase MiaB: MSEKYVPAVGNEEALQNLIGWAEKYRSDNGHAPMAFLHSYGCQQNVSDGEKIKGMLSKIGYDFTEDTDSAQLILLNTCAVRENAEDRVFGNIGNFKKLKENSKDLIIGICGCMAQQKHVADKIKESYRQVDLVFGTFAYNELYSMLWEVISKHRRLFNQSEVCTEIDEGMTQLRDDKFRAFVPIMYGCNNFCTYCIVPYVRGRERSRKPEAVLAEVKSLIEQGYKEITLLGQNVNSYAYGFPQLLRDIDKMEGKFRIRFMSSHPKDATMELIDTIIDSEHICKHLHLPVQAGSDRVLKAMNRRYTVEKYMEMINYARGRMPHFSFTTDLIVGFPGESYEEFCQTKELIKRVKYDNIYSFVYSRRSGTPAAEMEDNISDKQKGLWLRELLLEQREITSEWFGRFVGKTVEVLVDGEGRTGEGWLTGKNDENIIVEFPADKKYIGEFVKVRIIKAMNWALEGEMVTE; the protein is encoded by the coding sequence ATGTCAGAAAAATATGTTCCTGCTGTCGGGAATGAAGAAGCTTTACAAAATCTGATAGGGTGGGCTGAAAAATATCGTTCCGACAACGGTCATGCACCGATGGCTTTTTTACATTCCTACGGCTGTCAGCAGAATGTCAGTGATGGCGAAAAAATAAAAGGTATGCTGTCTAAAATAGGGTATGATTTTACAGAGGATACCGATTCTGCACAGCTAATTCTGCTGAACACCTGTGCTGTACGTGAAAATGCTGAGGACAGAGTATTCGGCAATATCGGAAATTTCAAAAAACTGAAAGAGAACAGCAAAGACCTTATAATAGGTATTTGTGGCTGTATGGCACAACAAAAGCACGTTGCTGATAAGATAAAAGAATCTTACCGACAGGTCGATCTTGTATTCGGAACATTTGCTTATAACGAGCTGTATTCCATGCTTTGGGAAGTTATTTCAAAGCACCGCCGTCTTTTTAATCAGTCTGAAGTTTGCACTGAGATAGACGAGGGAATGACTCAGCTTCGCGACGACAAGTTCAGGGCTTTTGTACCAATAATGTACGGTTGTAACAATTTCTGCACCTACTGCATAGTTCCTTATGTACGTGGCAGAGAAAGAAGCCGCAAACCCGAGGCTGTACTTGCTGAGGTAAAAAGTCTTATTGAACAAGGTTATAAAGAGATCACTCTGCTTGGGCAGAATGTTAACTCCTATGCATATGGATTTCCGCAGCTTTTGAGAGATATCGACAAGATGGAGGGGAAGTTCCGCATACGCTTTATGTCCAGTCATCCTAAAGACGCTACCATGGAACTGATAGATACCATAATTGACAGCGAACACATATGCAAGCATCTGCATCTTCCTGTACAGGCCGGCAGCGATAGGGTACTGAAAGCTATGAACCGCCGATATACAGTTGAAAAGTACATGGAAATGATAAACTATGCCCGCGGACGTATGCCGCATTTCTCCTTCACAACAGACCTTATCGTAGGTTTCCCGGGGGAGAGTTACGAGGAATTCTGTCAGACAAAAGAACTCATCAAACGGGTCAAGTATGACAACATATATTCCTTCGTTTATTCAAGACGTTCGGGAACTCCCGCAGCTGAAATGGAAGACAATATCTCGGATAAGCAGAAAGGTCTTTGGCTCAGAGAACTTCTTTTGGAACAGCGTGAGATAACCTCCGAATGGTTTGGTAGATTTGTCGGTAAAACCGTTGAGGTTCTTGTCGATGGCGAGGGAAGAACAGGAGAGGGATGGCTCACGGGCAAGAACGATGAGAATATAATCGTTGAGTTTCCCGCTGATAAAAAGTATATAGGTGAATTCGTCAAAGTGCGCATAATCAAAGCGATGAACTGGGCACTTGAAGGCGAAATGGTCACTGAATAA
- the scfB gene encoding thioether cross-link-forming SCIFF peptide maturase produces the protein MIHKYKLAGYNVLLDVNSGGVHIIDDLTYDILDSVDPPFADECPAEVVAKLSRSYPAQDIKECYEEIVSLYNDKILYSDDDYEKYALVAVASPIKAMCLHISHDCNLRCKYCFASTGDFGVGRKLMDLETAKRAIDFLIEKSGDRKFLEVDFFGGEPSLNFDVVMQTVEYARSREAETGKTFRFTTTTNGMHLTDEMIDFINKEMYNVVLSIDGRKEVNDRMRVRVDGTGCYDLITKNFKRLVDKRPNDKDWYVRGTYTKYNLDFSEDVVHLRDLGFEQISVEPVMADAKEPYAITEADLPRIFKEYEVLAEKIKKIREEGKFINFFHFMLDLDQGPCAIKRLRGCGCGNEYVAITPDGDIYPCHQFVGIDEYKMGSLYDGSFNLEMKDEFAKAHVYNKPECKKCWAKFYCSGGCNANNYIYQHDIHAAHKLSCQIQKKRLEVAILMKAVQLLDDAE, from the coding sequence ATGATCCATAAATATAAACTTGCGGGATACAATGTCCTGCTTGATGTCAACAGCGGCGGTGTACATATCATAGATGATCTTACCTATGACATACTTGACAGTGTTGACCCGCCTTTTGCTGATGAATGTCCTGCCGAGGTAGTTGCTAAGCTTTCAAGAAGTTATCCTGCACAGGATATCAAGGAGTGTTATGAGGAGATAGTATCTCTGTACAATGATAAGATACTGTATTCGGATGATGATTACGAAAAGTATGCGCTTGTAGCTGTGGCTTCACCTATCAAGGCTATGTGCCTGCATATTTCCCATGACTGCAACCTGAGATGCAAGTATTGCTTTGCTTCTACAGGTGATTTCGGCGTTGGCAGAAAGCTGATGGACCTTGAAACTGCTAAGCGTGCTATCGATTTTCTTATAGAAAAATCAGGCGACAGAAAGTTCCTGGAAGTTGATTTCTTCGGAGGCGAGCCTTCGCTGAATTTCGATGTTGTTATGCAGACTGTTGAATATGCACGTTCAAGAGAGGCTGAAACTGGTAAGACCTTCAGATTCACCACAACTACCAACGGTATGCATCTTACCGATGAAATGATCGATTTCATCAATAAGGAGATGTACAACGTGGTTCTCTCAATTGACGGCCGAAAAGAAGTCAATGACAGAATGAGAGTTCGTGTTGACGGAACAGGCTGTTATGACCTTATCACCAAGAATTTCAAGCGTTTGGTGGACAAGCGTCCAAATGACAAGGATTGGTATGTTCGCGGTACTTACACCAAGTACAATCTTGATTTTTCGGAAGATGTAGTTCATCTCCGTGACCTCGGATTTGAACAGATCTCCGTTGAGCCTGTTATGGCTGATGCTAAAGAACCCTATGCCATTACAGAAGCTGATCTGCCCCGTATTTTCAAGGAGTACGAAGTCCTTGCTGAAAAGATCAAGAAAATCAGAGAGGAAGGTAAATTCATCAACTTCTTCCATTTCATGCTTGATCTCGATCAGGGCCCCTGCGCTATAAAGAGACTCCGCGGATGCGGATGCGGCAATGAGTATGTTGCTATCACACCCGATGGTGATATCTACCCCTGCCACCAGTTCGTTGGTATCGATGAGTACAAGATGGGCAGTCTTTATGACGGCAGCTTCAATCTCGAAATGAAAGACGAATTCGCTAAAGCTCACGTTTATAACAAGCCCGAATGTAAAAAGTGCTGGGCAAAGTTCTATTGCAGCGGCGGATGTAACGCCAATAACTACATATATCAGCATGATATCCATGCGGCTCACAAGCTTTCCTGTCAGATACAGAAGAAACGCCTTGAAGTCGCTATACTGATGAAGGCAGTTCAGCTGCTTGACGATGCTGAATAA
- a CDS encoding TIGR04086 family membrane protein: MRKHRSYARGTGIAAEQLIALTVAAGVIFLIICAMAFLLTKIDAGKNVLSDMSTGALVIGAYFGGYTGGRRRKRNGLAAGALTGFLMFVIILIAGSIFAGYTAKITSFGKLLLTISSASLGGVIGVNAKRVP; this comes from the coding sequence ATGAGGAAGCACAGAAGTTACGCAAGAGGTACGGGAATCGCCGCTGAACAATTGATCGCACTGACTGTTGCTGCCGGTGTGATATTTCTGATCATCTGTGCGATGGCGTTTCTGCTTACAAAGATAGATGCAGGGAAGAACGTTTTGTCAGATATGTCCACCGGGGCGCTGGTCATAGGTGCTTATTTCGGAGGATATACCGGTGGCAGAAGACGAAAGCGCAATGGTCTTGCAGCCGGAGCACTGACGGGCTTTCTGATGTTTGTTATCATACTGATTGCCGGGAGCATTTTCGCGGGATATACCGCGAAGATAACCTCTTTTGGAAAACTCCTGCTTACTATTTCTTCCGCTTCGTTAGGCGGTGTGATCGGCGTCAATGCCAAAAGAGTACCATAG
- a CDS encoding sulfide/dihydroorotate dehydrogenase-like FAD/NAD-binding protein: MFKIIRRKQLNDSVVLMDIDAPFIAKKADAGQFVIVRADEYSERIPLTIADFDREKGIVTIIFQTIGGSTMSLAALKEGEAIRDVVGPLGMATEYEPNIKKVAVIGGGVGCAIAYPQAKKLFNMGIDVQLIAGFRSKDIIILEDEMRAASTNLHVCTDDGSYGYHGFVTDKLKELIDAGANFDEVIAIGPVPMMKFICKVTEPYNIKTIVSLNPIMIDGTGMCGGCRVRVGGEIKYACVDGPDFDGHKVDFNELVRRNSTYNEAEKQHVCRLMGGAANG, translated from the coding sequence TTGTTTAAGATAATCAGAAGGAAACAGTTAAACGACAGCGTTGTGCTGATGGATATTGATGCTCCTTTTATTGCAAAAAAGGCCGATGCAGGTCAGTTTGTAATAGTAAGAGCAGACGAATACAGCGAAAGGATCCCCCTTACTATTGCGGATTTTGACCGTGAAAAGGGTATAGTTACTATTATTTTCCAGACAATTGGCGGCTCTACAATGTCGCTTGCCGCACTTAAAGAGGGCGAAGCTATACGTGATGTTGTGGGACCTCTCGGCATGGCTACCGAATATGAGCCAAATATCAAGAAAGTCGCAGTCATTGGCGGCGGTGTTGGCTGTGCGATAGCATATCCTCAGGCTAAGAAGCTTTTCAATATGGGTATTGATGTTCAGCTGATCGCAGGATTCAGAAGCAAGGATATTATTATCCTTGAAGACGAGATGAGAGCCGCTTCCACCAATTTACACGTTTGCACCGATGATGGTTCTTACGGCTATCACGGATTTGTTACCGACAAGCTCAAGGAACTTATCGATGCAGGTGCAAATTTTGACGAAGTAATTGCAATAGGCCCTGTTCCTATGATGAAGTTCATCTGTAAAGTAACAGAACCTTACAATATAAAAACTATTGTTTCTCTTAACCCGATCATGATCGATGGCACAGGAATGTGCGGCGGTTGTCGTGTAAGGGTCGGCGGAGAGATAAAGTATGCCTGTGTTGACGGTCCTGATTTTGACGGTCACAAAGTTGATTTCAACGAGCTTGTAAGAAGAAATTCCACTTATAACGAGGCTGAGAAGCAGCACGTTTGCAGACTTATGGGAGGTGCGGCTAATGGCTGA
- the gltA gene encoding NADPH-dependent glutamate synthase yields MADMRMEKTPIAEQEPEVRAKNFKEVTLGYSLEKAVREAMRCLNCKNRPCMNGCPVGVRIPEFIAKVAEGDMEAAYEIIKTTNSLPAVCGRVCPQENQCEGKCVRGIKGEPVAIGRLERFVADYMRGKEPEVELPEPNGHKVAIIGAGPSGLTAAGDLAKLGYDVTVFEAFHTAGGVLMYGIPEFRLPKTIVQHEIDNLTKMGVKIMTNMVIGKVLSVDELFEMGYEAVFVGSGAGLPRFMGIDGEGLIGVYSANEYLTRINLMKAYRKEYATPIMKSQKVAVVGGGNVAMDAARSALRIGAKKVYVVYRRSLEELPARKEEVHHAMEEGVEFLTLNNPVELLGDDNGRVRAMVCRKMELGEPDESGRRSPVAIEGSDYELDVDTVIMAIGTSPNPLIRNTTPGLDVNKRGCLIVDDTEATTKKGVYAGGDAVTGAATVILAMGAGKKAAAAIDAYIKNINEEE; encoded by the coding sequence ATGGCTGATATGAGAATGGAAAAAACACCTATCGCTGAGCAGGAGCCTGAAGTCAGGGCGAAGAACTTCAAAGAGGTAACACTTGGTTACTCTCTCGAAAAAGCTGTAAGAGAGGCTATGCGCTGTCTTAACTGTAAGAACAGACCCTGCATGAACGGATGTCCTGTTGGTGTAAGGATACCCGAGTTTATCGCCAAGGTAGCTGAGGGTGATATGGAAGCGGCTTACGAGATCATCAAGACTACTAACTCCCTGCCTGCTGTTTGCGGAAGAGTATGTCCGCAGGAAAATCAGTGCGAGGGCAAGTGCGTCAGAGGTATAAAGGGCGAACCTGTTGCTATCGGCAGACTGGAGAGATTTGTTGCAGACTACATGCGAGGCAAGGAGCCTGAAGTAGAGTTGCCCGAGCCAAATGGTCACAAGGTGGCTATCATTGGCGCTGGTCCCAGCGGACTTACTGCAGCGGGTGATCTGGCAAAGCTGGGTTATGATGTTACTGTATTTGAAGCGTTCCATACAGCAGGCGGTGTTCTGATGTACGGTATCCCCGAATTCAGACTTCCCAAGACCATCGTTCAGCACGAGATCGATAATCTGACCAAGATGGGCGTTAAGATCATGACAAATATGGTCATTGGCAAGGTGCTTTCAGTTGACGAGCTTTTTGAGATGGGCTATGAAGCTGTTTTCGTTGGTTCGGGTGCAGGTCTGCCCAGATTTATGGGCATTGACGGCGAGGGTCTTATAGGTGTTTATTCAGCTAATGAATACCTTACTCGTATCAATCTGATGAAGGCTTACAGAAAAGAGTACGCTACTCCTATCATGAAATCTCAGAAAGTTGCTGTTGTGGGCGGTGGTAACGTTGCTATGGACGCTGCGCGTTCTGCACTGAGAATAGGTGCTAAGAAAGTATATGTGGTTTACAGACGTTCTCTTGAAGAACTTCCCGCGCGTAAGGAAGAAGTCCATCACGCTATGGAAGAAGGCGTTGAGTTTCTGACTCTCAATAATCCTGTTGAACTGCTGGGCGATGACAACGGCAGAGTTCGCGCTATGGTATGCCGTAAGATGGAGCTTGGCGAACCCGACGAGAGCGGCAGAAGAAGTCCCGTAGCTATTGAAGGCTCTGATTACGAACTTGATGTAGATACAGTTATCATGGCTATCGGTACATCTCCAAATCCGCTGATAAGGAATACTACTCCCGGACTTGACGTAAACAAGCGCGGCTGTCTTATCGTTGATGATACAGAAGCTACCACCAAGAAGGGCGTATATGCCGGCGGTGACGCTGTTACAGGCGCTGCGACAGTTATTCTCGCGATGGGTGCAGGTAAAAAGGCCGCGGCAGCTATCGACGCTTACATCAAGAATATCAACGAAGAAGAGTAA